Part of the Scrofimicrobium sp. R131 genome is shown below.
TTGAGCGGGAGTTCTTGCGCTATTCGGCCGTTGCCTCCCTGCACTCACTGAAGGTGCACGAGGCGGACTTTGGCAGCTGGGTTGGGGCGGCCGGTGGGGCTTCGCTAGTGTTTGACGCAAAGCTTTCCCCTAGTCCCGCGGTGTTGACCGGGTCGGATTCGGCCGGTCCTGCGGGCCCGCCGGAACTGATCACAGGTATCGCTTAACGATCCCATCGAGGACTGCATCCGCGGCATCCATCAGTCGCGCCTCGATCGTAAGTAGGCGACGCAGCACCTCCATCTGCTTGACCGTGTCCAGGGTCAAGGGGTCGACCAGGATCCGCCGGCTCCCCTGCTGATAGTGCAGATGTACTTTGCGGGCTGCGATGCGCGCTTGTTGGGCCTGGAACTGGCCGGCCTGCCCGTCCGGAACGGTCACCGCCCGGCGCAGTGCACGCAACGAGTCGACAACTGGCGCTAACATTCCTTGGGACCACCGGCCGGTCGGGACCTCCCACAGGGCGAGCTCCCGCACCATGTCGCGCAGGATATCCAACACGTCGTCTATGGCCCGCGATGATCGGATCAAATCCTCGCGCTCCAGGGGGACTGTTAGCGCCGAACTGGTTCGGGTCATCAGCTGGGTTCGCAAGCGATCCCCTTCGTGTTCGATTCGGCGCATGGTTTTGCGGGCGGCTTGGGCATCGACTTCGCCCAGGCAGACCTGCCCAACCACATCGGCCGCCTCGATTGCGGTGTTCAGCTGGTCTGCCAGCAACTCGGTGACAGAACGGGGGCGAACTCGGCTCCCGATCCATCGGCGGCCCAACAGCGGTCTCATAAGCGTTTACTTTCCAAATAGGGTGACGGTGAGGAACGAGGAGGCAATGGCAAAGGGCATGGTCCAGAGCCAAGCTCCGCCGATCCGTTGAAGCGAAGACCAGTAGACCGCCCGAAGTGAGCGGGACAGCCCGGTTCCAAGCAGTGCTCCCACCAGGGACTGGGTCATTGATAAAGGCACTCCCAGTGCCGCTCCCGTCACCACTGCGGCCGCGGCGCTGAGCTCGGCAGTGAGGACTGTCTGAGCGCTAACAGAGGTGATGCCGTGGCGCATGAACTGCGAAGCGGACCGGAGGGATGTGAGCGCCCCCAGAGCGAACAGGCAAACGCCCGCGACAAAGGCAGCGGGGACCAGTCCGGGCGGAGGGGTCCCGATCGAATGCCGTAGCAACAGGGCGGTGAAAAGCAGCTTTTGCCCGTCATTGACCGCGTAGGCGCCGGCCAGGGCGAGGAACGTCAGTTGCCGTGCCACCGGACGGGGGAACCTGCGCCAGGTTGGCAAACGGCTCAGGGTCCAGGCGCAGAGCGCGGCCAGCACAGGTGCGGCCAACCCGAGCACGATCACCCGAATCAGCAGTCCCCGATCGATGGGAGTGCCCTGCGCCAGGGCGGCTCCGGTGAGCGCTCCCACCAGGGCCAATGTGATCGAGGTGGGAATGTGTACCGCGGTGGCCAGCGCGAGAGTAATCAGGGTGGAAGCCACGATCCAGGCGGCCGAATTGGAGGTGGAGGAGCCGGTTCCGATCATCGAGAACAGGGTGTCAGCAACTCCGGTCAAGCCCAGGACCGGGGCACTCAACAGTGCGAGCACCAGGACCCCAACCGACCAAAGTGGCGCCCGTTCTGTTCCTTGTAACGACAAGGCAACCAAGGGGCCACCGTCATTTCGGCCCACCACGAAGGCGAAGGCAGCTCCGAGCGCAACGAAGATTGTGAGCATCGGGTCCGCCTCCTTTCGTCGAATTTGCGTGGTCCAGCTGGTTCCCCGACCGGGGCGGGGCCATCGTCCCTCACTGTGAGGTATGTCATACAGTTTTATTTGTCCAACGTTTGGATTATAACCACGAATCTAGTTAGGCTGATCACAACCCGCTGAGCAGACATTGTCGTCAACAACGTTGCGAATGATTGGACATGAAATGAAAGTGGCAAACGCTCCCGTCAGCTACGGAGTCTTTGGGTTGGCCCTCCCCGGTACCGTCCTTCCCGACGGTGAGCAACTGGCCCGTCTGGTTCATGAGGCTGGCTACGAGGGAATCGACCTGGGTGCCCCCGGGCTCCTAGGTCTTGGATCGGATCTGACCGACCGCCTCGCCCGGCACCACCTCGGCCTGGCCGGCGGGTGGGTGGACCTGCCGTTTGGCGCTGGCACCGAGGAAGAGTTCGAGGCCGCGTTCGCAGCCGCCCGGGAGGCAATGCCACTGTTTGTGGCGGGTGCCCAGGCGGGCGACTTCCCGGCTCCCAAACCAACCATTGCCGACATGGGTGACGACAGTCGCCGGCTTCACCCGGGCGGCGGGGAAGAACTGGAGTTGGCCCCCTGGCAGTGGGATCGCTTTGGCGAACGCTTGACTCGGGTGGCCGAGCTGGTCCGTGGTTACGACCTGGAACCCACTTTTCATCATCATGCCTGCACCTTCGTTGAGACACCCGCTGAGATCGACCAGTTCCTGGCGCTCGGAGCCATGGACTTGACCTTTGATTCGGGTCATCTCCTAATCGGCGGTGGCGACCCTGTCCGGGACATCGTTCGCTGGATGGATCGGATCAATCATCTGCACCTCAAGGACGCCGACCGGTCGATTTTGGCCGCTGCCATGGGCTCTGAGGATCCGCTTCGTGACGTGTGGTCGAAACGAGTCTTCGT
Proteins encoded:
- a CDS encoding DUF47 domain-containing protein, which codes for MRPLLGRRWIGSRVRPRSVTELLADQLNTAIEAADVVGQVCLGEVDAQAARKTMRRIEHEGDRLRTQLMTRTSSALTVPLEREDLIRSSRAIDDVLDILRDMVRELALWEVPTGRWSQGMLAPVVDSLRALRRAVTVPDGQAGQFQAQQARIAARKVHLHYQQGSRRILVDPLTLDTVKQMEVLRRLLTIEARLMDAADAVLDGIVKRYL
- a CDS encoding inorganic phosphate transporter gives rise to the protein MLTIFVALGAAFAFVVGRNDGGPLVALSLQGTERAPLWSVGVLVLALLSAPVLGLTGVADTLFSMIGTGSSTSNSAAWIVASTLITLALATAVHIPTSITLALVGALTGAALAQGTPIDRGLLIRVIVLGLAAPVLAALCAWTLSRLPTWRRFPRPVARQLTFLALAGAYAVNDGQKLLFTALLLRHSIGTPPPGLVPAAFVAGVCLFALGALTSLRSASQFMRHGITSVSAQTVLTAELSAAAAVVTGAALGVPLSMTQSLVGALLGTGLSRSLRAVYWSSLQRIGGAWLWTMPFAIASSFLTVTLFGK
- a CDS encoding sugar phosphate isomerase/epimerase gives rise to the protein MKVANAPVSYGVFGLALPGTVLPDGEQLARLVHEAGYEGIDLGAPGLLGLGSDLTDRLARHHLGLAGGWVDLPFGAGTEEEFEAAFAAAREAMPLFVAGAQAGDFPAPKPTIADMGDDSRRLHPGGGEELELAPWQWDRFGERLTRVAELVRGYDLEPTFHHHACTFVETPAEIDQFLALGAMDLTFDSGHLLIGGGDPVRDIVRWMDRINHLHLKDADRSILAAAMGSEDPLRDVWSKRVFVPLGQGDLDVEAMMSTIMSSGFDGWLVVEQDVILQDEADLARAVQDQIDNRVALRRWLP